A genomic window from Aurantimicrobium photophilum includes:
- a CDS encoding Ig-like domain-containing protein, which yields MIRSWLRRLLGATPRRRTIIKWTAATSVLSLLVIGALVATGYQAQRVNLDDGAVWVTNGDKQAIGRANTKVFELNTVLTTDSSQMDLVQNAQHVFLINDATRSLDVVDQATGEVSESIPLPQDVTYAALSGDNVILHAPSSGDVWVIPAATISTFDAQTQPANFTVGADSVVAVNAQGFLVGVSAKLGTLSSINTLTSVTPESKTLDAKLNTGKLEITLVGDRWAVLDRESAMLITAGRVISVSATATELAQAKLQLPSAVGVNASNNASTNVSGTLSVLLATSSGLSAINLDSGETSLITAANGRPAAPLIDGDCGYAAWSGGTVWSKCGSAGDSTDNAESMSGSAQLTFRVSDGVIALNDAATGLVWAVQGGVRLIDNWDSLLAQQAQEQQVVQTNNADAPEYDKNPAPPVAVDDDLGARPGRVTALPVLLNDYDPNGDALVIDSVTGIPAGLGEIYINADRNQVMVRLAPDAAGATQFDYTISDGRGGEASATVTLNIRPDSENSPPVQARPTRTSVAMGGQVIVNVLGDWVDPDGDAIFVAAATTEEPDSLSYSPAGRVAFTDSGRGGGGNKQIALEVSDGRASGFGSVQVSVKAAGQVPIVAEAFAVIAVQGQPVTINPSPHIRGGTGVLSLTGVPAVPGLDIVTDFANFSFSVTASRTGSTYVTYAVTDGDATGSGLVRIDVIDPPEVSAQPITSAHAVYVPLQQSRTVDVTATDRDPAGGVLVVTGTMNVPLESGIQVEVVDHRLVRVTLTKPLDAAVSFGYRISNGISQSEGTITVVQTPAPVVAQAPVAVPDVVAVRVGDVISIPVLANDIHPDGGQLTLAPTLDQDVPSGAGLLFVSGNQLRFLAGNNPGTYSAVYRVNADNGQWASGTVTISVRAIDEDTNQAPNPRTVTARAMSGQTVRIPIPLVGIDPDGDSVQFVGLDTNPEKGSITSVGGDWIEYEASAYATGTDSFSYSVVDALGAQASATIRVGIAEPLAGGRNPIAVADNVIARPGYTVYVRALQNDSDPDGRPLSIVTVTPQDDSVTAEIVGDLVKITAPLTPGRYGLIYEIENDLAGSASNFITLDVQTQAPLAKPVISDAVVSLTDILGHNSVDVNVMANAFFADGPVSSLRPTIVNGYGQTARVISSNTVRVQVLAQSQIIPFSVAHPDDPSVTSTAFIWVPGTDDALPQRKRGVAPLTVVSEQTLRININDYVIAALGKNVKLTDSATVRATHADGSRLVVNDTTLSYTSEDRYFGPASISFEVTDGDSATSPGAHTATIVLPITVTPRENMPPVMMGANIDLEPGQEKTLDLVRVTRYPYVDDQDELEYTVSGAGQGVSATLDGQTLTLKASDDAAKGRTVPLTVTVKDKVADGSPGQIIIRIVPSTRPLAIPATDSIVAKRGETQTVDVLANDQATNPFPGQPLKVLSVRGLDGGNIPAGVTVTPSADKSTLTVTVSGNADPSDTTLEYEVADATNDPDRYVWGVINISVQDVPNAPQAPTRAAGFVSGTLTLSWPAPAANNSAITKYTVESDGGYRKECTSTICSLDGLPTGQRFRFTVSATNAIGTSQLSNWSEPLSADVIPAGPAQVNISTAAFDSSHPEGGGINVSWSAVGTPSGGSPVSKYVVTIIEDGTTVRASYDQPANVTSLPTLWLTPGHSYVARVTPQNNADTENWNTTSSGSIVAIGAPQPAGGLVATQTGANGETTLSWNPVGANGAGSVTYYVKGGTSSFSDGSCLAGYQSGATNVGSATSWNDNSSKSVGTYNYVVYADNGFSCVAQTTSLTIAQRIPGAASYDAASCLEFPLATPAVTCSTATNGQEFVIRVENPTVASLQSSIRTWQIQIGSTWVDLTEVAGASTPTYQIDKTAYFQAGGTSGTGQTVVIRGCTAAGDCGAGGSTSSGTPAPFYIPTQN from the coding sequence ATGATCCGTTCGTGGTTACGCCGCCTCCTCGGGGCAACCCCACGCCGTCGCACCATTATCAAGTGGACGGCGGCAACCAGTGTGCTTTCACTTCTGGTCATTGGCGCACTCGTGGCCACCGGGTATCAAGCGCAGCGCGTGAACCTCGATGATGGTGCTGTGTGGGTGACTAACGGTGACAAGCAAGCTATCGGTCGTGCCAACACCAAGGTCTTTGAACTCAACACCGTGCTCACCACAGATTCCAGTCAGATGGATCTGGTGCAAAACGCTCAACACGTGTTCCTCATTAATGACGCCACGCGTTCATTGGATGTGGTTGATCAGGCAACCGGAGAGGTCTCGGAGAGCATCCCACTTCCACAGGATGTGACCTATGCGGCGCTCTCTGGTGACAACGTCATCTTGCACGCCCCCAGCTCTGGTGATGTGTGGGTTATTCCTGCCGCAACCATCTCCACCTTTGATGCGCAAACCCAGCCCGCCAACTTTACGGTTGGTGCGGACTCTGTTGTGGCGGTTAATGCTCAAGGCTTCCTCGTGGGGGTCAGCGCCAAGCTTGGCACTCTCTCCAGCATCAACACATTGACTTCCGTCACACCCGAGTCGAAGACTCTGGATGCGAAGCTCAACACGGGCAAGCTGGAGATCACGCTGGTGGGGGACCGGTGGGCTGTGCTGGACCGTGAATCAGCAATGCTCATCACCGCTGGCCGTGTCATCTCTGTGAGCGCAACCGCCACTGAACTGGCTCAGGCGAAGCTGCAGCTTCCCAGCGCCGTGGGCGTGAACGCGAGCAATAACGCGTCTACGAATGTCTCGGGCACCTTATCTGTGCTGTTAGCAACCAGTTCAGGGCTTTCTGCCATCAACCTCGACAGTGGTGAGACTTCTCTCATTACTGCAGCAAACGGTCGACCCGCTGCTCCTCTGATTGACGGGGACTGCGGTTATGCAGCGTGGTCTGGTGGCACCGTGTGGTCGAAGTGCGGTTCAGCTGGGGACAGCACGGACAATGCAGAATCCATGTCTGGATCTGCCCAGCTGACGTTCCGCGTGTCTGATGGTGTTATTGCGCTTAATGATGCTGCCACTGGTTTGGTCTGGGCGGTGCAGGGTGGAGTTCGCCTCATCGACAACTGGGATTCACTCCTGGCTCAGCAAGCTCAAGAACAGCAGGTAGTCCAAACCAATAACGCTGATGCCCCTGAGTATGACAAAAACCCAGCACCCCCGGTTGCGGTCGATGACGATCTGGGTGCCCGTCCAGGTCGTGTGACTGCTCTCCCTGTTCTTCTCAACGACTACGACCCCAATGGTGATGCGCTCGTCATTGACTCGGTGACAGGTATTCCTGCCGGGCTCGGTGAGATTTACATCAACGCTGACCGTAATCAGGTCATGGTTCGTCTTGCCCCTGATGCTGCCGGTGCTACCCAGTTCGACTACACGATTTCTGACGGCCGCGGCGGCGAAGCCTCCGCCACCGTCACGCTCAACATTCGTCCTGATTCAGAAAACTCTCCACCTGTTCAGGCTCGCCCCACACGCACTTCTGTGGCCATGGGCGGGCAGGTCATTGTGAATGTGTTGGGTGACTGGGTCGACCCTGATGGCGATGCCATCTTCGTTGCTGCGGCAACAACCGAGGAACCAGACTCACTGTCCTATTCACCCGCAGGTCGTGTGGCATTCACCGACTCTGGTCGCGGGGGTGGCGGAAACAAGCAAATTGCGCTTGAAGTCTCTGATGGCCGTGCATCAGGTTTTGGTTCCGTCCAGGTCAGTGTGAAGGCAGCTGGTCAGGTGCCGATTGTTGCTGAAGCATTTGCCGTGATTGCGGTTCAGGGCCAGCCGGTCACCATTAATCCTTCTCCGCACATTCGCGGGGGAACTGGTGTGCTCAGCCTGACTGGTGTTCCAGCTGTTCCTGGTTTGGATATTGTTACCGACTTCGCCAACTTCTCCTTCTCTGTAACCGCGTCCCGCACAGGATCCACCTATGTCACCTATGCGGTGACAGATGGTGATGCCACCGGCTCGGGTCTGGTGCGCATAGATGTGATTGATCCGCCTGAAGTTTCCGCGCAACCGATTACCTCTGCTCACGCGGTCTATGTTCCGCTGCAGCAGTCTCGAACTGTTGATGTGACCGCCACCGACCGCGATCCTGCCGGCGGTGTGCTCGTGGTCACGGGAACCATGAATGTTCCTCTTGAATCAGGTATTCAAGTAGAGGTAGTCGACCACAGACTTGTGCGGGTGACGCTCACTAAGCCACTAGATGCAGCCGTGTCCTTCGGATATCGCATCAGTAACGGTATTTCTCAGAGCGAAGGCACCATCACGGTTGTGCAAACACCAGCACCAGTGGTTGCCCAGGCACCTGTTGCTGTTCCCGATGTGGTGGCGGTGCGCGTGGGAGATGTCATCAGCATTCCTGTCCTTGCCAACGACATTCACCCTGACGGTGGCCAGCTCACCTTGGCACCCACCCTCGATCAAGATGTTCCCTCCGGTGCAGGACTGCTCTTCGTCTCGGGGAACCAGCTGCGTTTCCTTGCTGGCAACAACCCGGGAACCTACTCGGCCGTGTACCGCGTCAACGCAGATAACGGCCAGTGGGCCAGTGGCACGGTCACTATCTCGGTTCGTGCCATTGACGAAGACACCAACCAAGCACCTAATCCGCGCACCGTGACCGCACGAGCTATGTCTGGTCAGACTGTGCGTATTCCGATCCCGTTGGTCGGTATCGATCCTGACGGTGACTCAGTGCAGTTTGTGGGTCTCGACACCAACCCTGAGAAGGGCTCCATCACGTCAGTTGGTGGTGACTGGATTGAATACGAAGCTTCTGCCTATGCAACCGGCACTGATTCCTTCAGCTACTCGGTCGTAGATGCTCTTGGAGCTCAGGCGAGTGCCACCATTCGCGTCGGAATTGCAGAGCCACTTGCCGGTGGCCGCAATCCCATTGCGGTAGCCGATAACGTGATCGCACGCCCCGGATACACCGTCTATGTCCGTGCCTTACAAAACGACAGTGACCCTGATGGACGTCCGCTCTCCATTGTGACGGTGACCCCTCAGGATGATTCCGTCACGGCAGAAATCGTGGGCGATCTGGTCAAGATCACCGCACCACTGACCCCTGGACGCTATGGCCTGATCTATGAAATAGAGAATGACCTGGCAGGTTCCGCCTCCAACTTCATCACTCTCGATGTTCAAACACAGGCACCACTGGCTAAGCCCGTCATCTCTGATGCGGTGGTGAGCCTGACAGACATCCTTGGCCACAACAGTGTCGATGTAAACGTGATGGCGAATGCCTTCTTCGCTGATGGGCCGGTATCGAGCCTGCGCCCCACCATTGTGAACGGCTACGGCCAGACTGCCCGTGTGATCTCGAGCAATACGGTTCGCGTGCAGGTGCTGGCACAAAGCCAGATCATCCCGTTCTCTGTCGCTCACCCCGATGACCCCAGTGTCACGTCGACGGCGTTTATTTGGGTCCCCGGCACCGATGATGCCCTGCCTCAGCGCAAGCGTGGTGTTGCTCCGCTGACCGTAGTGAGTGAGCAAACCCTGCGTATCAATATCAACGACTACGTCATTGCCGCATTGGGTAAGAACGTGAAGCTGACGGATTCCGCAACGGTTCGTGCGACCCATGCAGATGGCTCCAGGCTTGTCGTCAACGACACCACGCTGAGCTACACCAGTGAGGATCGCTACTTCGGCCCGGCCTCCATTTCCTTCGAAGTCACCGATGGTGATTCCGCCACCTCTCCCGGTGCTCACACCGCCACGATTGTGTTGCCGATAACCGTGACTCCTCGCGAAAACATGCCTCCGGTCATGATGGGCGCCAACATTGACCTCGAACCCGGTCAAGAGAAGACCCTCGACCTCGTCCGCGTCACGCGCTATCCCTACGTCGATGACCAAGATGAGCTCGAATACACCGTCTCAGGTGCCGGTCAAGGTGTCAGCGCGACATTGGACGGTCAGACGCTGACGCTCAAGGCCAGCGACGACGCTGCCAAGGGACGCACCGTTCCGTTGACCGTCACAGTCAAAGACAAGGTTGCGGACGGTTCTCCAGGTCAGATCATTATTCGTATCGTGCCCTCGACCAGGCCTTTGGCTATCCCGGCAACGGACAGCATTGTGGCCAAGCGTGGTGAAACCCAGACCGTGGACGTGCTGGCCAATGACCAAGCCACCAACCCCTTCCCAGGACAGCCTTTGAAGGTTCTTTCGGTCCGCGGTCTCGATGGTGGAAACATTCCTGCGGGGGTCACCGTGACTCCATCTGCAGATAAGTCCACTTTGACGGTGACGGTCTCTGGCAACGCTGACCCCAGTGACACCACGCTTGAATATGAGGTGGCAGACGCCACCAACGACCCCGATCGTTATGTCTGGGGCGTCATCAACATCTCTGTTCAGGATGTTCCTAACGCGCCACAAGCCCCCACGCGTGCTGCTGGGTTTGTTTCTGGAACTCTGACCCTGTCGTGGCCAGCGCCAGCTGCCAACAACTCGGCGATTACCAAGTACACCGTCGAAAGTGACGGCGGCTACCGCAAGGAATGCACCTCCACCATCTGTTCGCTGGATGGATTGCCAACCGGTCAGCGTTTCCGCTTCACCGTGAGTGCCACCAACGCCATTGGTACATCTCAGCTGAGTAACTGGAGTGAGCCACTGAGCGCAGACGTCATTCCAGCAGGGCCTGCCCAGGTCAATATTTCCACCGCGGCATTTGATTCTTCTCACCCCGAGGGTGGCGGAATTAATGTCTCCTGGAGTGCTGTGGGAACGCCCTCTGGTGGTAGCCCTGTCAGCAAGTACGTGGTCACCATCATCGAAGATGGCACCACCGTGCGGGCAAGTTACGACCAACCTGCCAATGTGACAAGCCTCCCCACGCTATGGCTAACCCCCGGGCACTCCTATGTTGCTCGCGTCACTCCGCAGAACAACGCAGACACCGAAAACTGGAACACCACCAGCTCTGGATCTATCGTTGCTATCGGCGCACCGCAGCCAGCAGGTGGCCTGGTGGCCACCCAGACTGGCGCCAACGGTGAAACCACGCTGAGTTGGAACCCCGTGGGTGCCAACGGTGCTGGATCAGTGACCTACTACGTCAAGGGTGGAACGTCTTCCTTCTCTGACGGAAGCTGCCTCGCTGGTTACCAATCAGGGGCGACCAATGTGGGCTCGGCAACGTCCTGGAATGACAACTCTTCCAAGAGTGTGGGCACTTACAACTACGTTGTCTATGCCGACAACGGATTTAGTTGCGTTGCCCAGACAACTAGTCTCACCATTGCACAGCGCATTCCAGGAGCTGCGTCCTATGACGCAGCCAGCTGTCTTGAATTCCCTCTGGCAACACCAGCAGTGACATGTTCCACAGCGACAAACGGCCAAGAATTTGTCATTCGCGTGGAAAACCCCACAGTTGCCTCACTGCAGTCCTCCATTCGAACCTGGCAGATCCAGATTGGCAGCACCTGGGTTGATCTGACCGAGGTAGCCGGGGCATCCACTCCGACCTACCAAATCGACAAAACCGCCTACTTCCAAGCCGGAGGAACCTCCGGCACAGGCCAGACTGTTGTTATTCGTGGCTGCACAGCTGCAGGTGACTGCGGTGCTGGCGGTTCCACCTCCAGTGGAACACCCGCTCCCTTCTACATTCCAACCCAGAACTAA